The window AGCAGCAAAGAAAAAATATCGAACTTCAAAGTTCCCACGTGTGTGGAACGGAGAAAGAGGAGAGCATTACACTTGGATAATCTATTCATTTAGCCAATAGCGTGAGAAAATGTCCACTTTGTAAAAGAGAATATGAAGGGAAGATCATTAACTAACCTTTCGGGCTCCATTGAACACATAAAGCTGCACGGTTTAACTTTAGAATAACAAGGGTAGGTATCCAATCAGATCCTTCTTGTGTCCAAACATATCTGCAGACAGTACaagggaaaagggaaaatgCATTGATTAACTGTTTCAATAAGAAGAAAGACACATCTTCTAGGAATCTGCAGTTTGACGTGTACTTACGAATTTCTATCATGTGAAACTGTTACAATTTTGTTGGATGATCTACTCCAATCTATTCCCGAAACTATTTGATCATGCTGCAAGATTAAATATAAACAGAAATAAGGTAATGAATTGCATTCTTATCTTATTAGAAAGTACAAAAAGATTCTTTGTGAGACAAACAGGACCACTACCTTTGACAGAACATGAAGTTTCTCCCACTTGTCTGTGAAAAACTTATAAATATGCACTTCATTGTTGTTTGGACAAAAGGCAATCACTGCACAAGAGGACAAGGTTTCCAGTCAAATTAAGGATCAAACTCCATGATAGGTGCAATtgcaaaatagaaaaaaagagagtaaaATGTCATATATATTTAGCCCTATAAGAAGGAAAGCAatgctttctttcttcttcttcttaaattGCACTAGGCTGTTTGTCATTGCAAGCAAACACATCATCTACTTTGCAGCATTTTTCCTACAAACAACTCAAATGATGGCATACACCATAATCAACTCGATAGTAGAGGAGAGCCGTCATTTATTCACCCAATTCAAGGTAAATATTCAATGCAAAAATGAATTTTCATGATCTATTTTTCCTACAGACTATTGTGGTCATAAGGAAAATGTTCAACACAATCAGGAATCGAATGGTTCATTCACCCATTCCAAGCAACTTGCCAGGCATTACAGTAAATATAATGCATATTTCAGTACTAGTATAATTTTCACATGCTCCTCTATCAGCAGTAAGTAGTAACACAGCAAAAATGTTGTTATATAATAAGGGCAAAAATAAGCAAAAAGGTGTTTTCAGAAGGTGGCTACTGCAAAGTGCAAAGAGTGGTCCAATTCACCTTATAACCATGTCTGTTTGCCAACATGGTCCATGGAATAACCTTTAGACGTGGCAATTAGCGTTTGATCCCTACGGATGACAGAGACACTCGACGCACGAACCGAAACCCTAAGAAATCCGATCCTGGAACCCACGCCTAGTAATCCGGAGCCCCCGCGCCTGGTCAACCACCGGCGGAAACCAGCCGCGGCGATTCAGAATCGGCAGGGACGGGCGCGTAGGAAGGAGCGAGATCTAGAGCggggggagaggagggggagggcgttACTCGACTGGTCGGGGCTCCAGGCGTGGCAGGTGATGCACTCGGCGAACTGGTggatcgccaccgccgccgtcgccgccatcggGGACGCGAGGCCAGCGGAAAGGCGAGAGGGGAGCTCGGGGCTGGGACGAAATGGTCGACGCAGGGAAGGCAGAGGCAGAGAGTGGAGGCGAAGGGAAGGGCCACTAGTAGGCCTACATGACAAACTTGGTTTGCAAGTGGGCCAAGACTAGGTAGGATGGGCGCACGGCCCGCGGAGCCCTCACCGGCCCACCTAACAATACCAGCAGCGAGGGCCCGTCTGCTCACCTGCCTGCTCTGCTCATGTCCCAtcaaaatttcacaaaaagacaaatgtccgcatgaagtactaaatgaagtctatttgcaaaactttttcagggatgggtataacttttcgagacgaatctaatgagccaaatttcatcatgattggctacagtgatgctacagcgACCGCGCTCAATCATCCCCTGATCGTGCgttcaaatgcctcattagctagagcaactgctacagtaccgtaattgtggaggtaattttgtaattagactttatttaatacccttaattagtggtcaaagtatTAAAAAGTTTTcctcaaaactttttcacaaaGTAACCAAACTAGGCCATATTGGCATCGTACAGGCACCTGCCTTCGATTCAATGGTGCCTGCCATTGAATTGACTTTCTCTCAGTGCTTGCTCATTCATCTCGTTTTCATCATCATTGAGGCCGGGTAGCCAGCAGTCACAGATTGCTCATCGTCCTTAGCTTTAGGCCCGGCTCATTTCAAGTCGCCAAAAAAGAAAGGtgtgagatgaagaggaaccCCTTCTTTTTCTTGGTACGCTTTTGTTTTGTGCTCGATGCACTCCGACCATCGGAATATAGCTGCAATCATTGTCCCTCTAGCTAAGGTGGTAGATTGATGGCAGCTCCTCCATCATCGCTCGGGGGTCTAGTCTATTATTATTCTCTGAacgccttttcttttctgcatTTTTCAGATTCTCTCAACTCCTCGCAAAAGATGACGGACCGCAGCCGCAGGTAGTAGAAAAGGAAGATAACAGACAGGAATGAGACTGAGACAAGCCTACCTACATGCCGCACGGGCTGACAACGATCCATTCTGGGCCGAGATGAAAGGCCCAATTTATGTACAACAGGCCCACAACAACCATGCATGGGCCGGGGTGCGTCTTTGGAACAAGACCAACTCCTGGCCCATGCATTTTCTAATCCAGGTCACTTGCATCGAAGAATGCTACGTGCACACAGAAAACACCAGGCCAGCGTCGTTGGGCGCAGCGTCGCCTTCCCTTGTCCGGCTCGTCCATCTCCTCGTGGCCCGCGTGGCAGTGGCGCACGCACCGGAAACTACGAGCCAATTCCTTCAATGTCATTAAAATTTTAGTCAATAATTACCATTATCCTCACATGTCATAGACATAAAAAAATTCTTTTACTGACATTTAGTCAATTCTTTTAACTCGGAAACTACTGGATTGAGGGGGCAGGAGAGCCTGCACTCCAGGCATTCACCTGTCCAGCAGCGTCTGGCCCCACTGTCAGTCAGCAGCAGGCCGGCCGGTGACCCGGGACCACCACAAGCCACCCTCGAAGACAGCAAGGAAAGATTACCACACGTCCCACGTGACACGGCTCCTTCCGCTGCCACTGCAGGTGGGTCCCGCACAGCCCGGTCCACCTGTCCGTGGCGGGTGGCGCCAGTTGCGAGCAGCCGAGTCCTAGAAATAAGCCACATCCAGCAGCCACCCTCCAGTTCCATTTGCCTGCCTTGTTCAGTTGCGCTTCGTCTTCCTCCCCACCTCGCCGCGCAGATCGGAGAGCGGGCGAGccaaggaggaaggaggggagAGCCGACGATCCAGGCAAGCAAGATGCAGTACAAGAACCTGGGCCGCTCGGGGCTGCGCGTCAGCCAGCTCTCGTACGGGGCCTGGGTCACCTTCGGCAACCAGCTCGACGTCAAGGAGGCCAAGGCGCTGCTGCAGGCGTGCCGCGACGCCGGCGTCAACTTCTTCGACAACGCCGAGGTCTACGCCAACGGCCGCGCCGAGGAGATCATGGGCCAGGCCATCCGCGACCTCGGCTGGCGCCGCTCCGACGTCGTCATCTCCACCAAGCTCTTCTGGGGCGGCCAGGGGCCCAACGACAAGGGCCTCTCCCGCAAGCACATCGTCGAGGGCCTCAAGGGCTCGCTCAAGCGCCTCGACATGGACTACGTCGACATCGTCTACTGCCACCGCCCCGACGCCTCCACGCCCATCGAGGAGACCGTGCGCGCCATGAACTGGGTCATCGACCAGGGATGGGCCTTCTGCTGGGGCACGTCCGAGTGGTCCGCGCAGCAGATCACCGAGGCATGGGCGGTCGCCAACCGCCTCGACCTCGTCGGGCCCATCGTCGAGCAGCCAGAGTACAACCTCTTCTCGCGACACAAGGTCAGCGTCAGTCCAATCTTCCGATCCAATTCCCTCAAAAACTCGATCCCATTAATAATAATGCGGATTTCATGCCATGGATTTCGTACAATCCCAAGGTGGATTTCACGCCATGGATTCGTACTTGTCGCGCGCTCTTCAGCCGTACTTGCGGGTTCGTCGGGGATGGGGATCCTATCCTACCTACATGATAACTTCCTCCAATTCAATGGATAGTATTCAGTTAGCCGTACTCAGTTAACCGTACTCACTGACGCTGGATGGATCTTTGACTTGGGAGCTGCAGTACTCTCCtctgggtgtgtgtgtgtgtgtttttcaTGTCTCGGAACACAGGACTGTTAAAATGGGAAGGGGGTATTTGGTTGATTTAATTGGAATTCAGTACAATTGCTGCTGCTGGGAAAGTAGGTCACCATGGTACAGTGCTCTGTGGGTAGGATACTTGGATTAGGTAACGGTTCTTCTTGGCATTTATTCGCTCTTTGATGAGGCAAAGTAGATAGTTGCTGCTATAGATTCTGTTTTGTAGGCACGCATGGTCACGAGTACGTTCTCTCCATGGGCAAGCTGCTTGGTTTCCTCCTGAGAGCATTGGTTTGTTGAGATGAAGATGACAGATCCTCTTCTTCACCCACCAGATAGGCGGCTAGTATGATAATTATCAATCTGCCTGACTGCCTCCAGGAGGGCGACTCCTAAAAATATAATCTTTCTTGATGTAACCCACAGCTCCGCACAGCTCTAGAAATGCTGCTAGACAGCAATACCAACCTTGCATAGTTGTGTATGCTTTTGGTCCATTTAGGATGCCAGGCACAAGACAGCTCAATGCTGATAATGAAATGAAAGCTTTTGTGTAACAATATGCCACGTGGTATGGACAATTTAGAGCTAGACAAAAAGGAATATGTTTTTATGCTAGCAACACATACTCAGTTTGATGCTTAGTTTTAGTCAAGCGGTCAATTAGTTTTAGTAAGGAGTCCATTTAGTATTTGGTTTAAACTCACCATCAAACAGAAGAAGCCACCAACCTATCCCTGTCAatgttgcatttaaattaattggTAGTGGTTACTACTCATTCCAGGTTGGGTGCTAACTAAACAAAACTATATGATCCATGAAAATCGCCTGTGCAAGTTGTAGGTTCGATTTTAAATTCTTGCTATATTTAAGTGCTGCAGCTGGGATGTAGATCTTTTATAAAGTTCAGGAGCAGACCTTGGTTCAGGTTACAGCAACAAGAGCATAATTacataaacaaaaatttatgtTTGGTCAATGGGGTAGGGTTGTAACCAGAGATTAAAAAAAGAGGAACTATACTCAGCTCATTCGTTATTCTTTCAAAATGGAACTGGAGGACTCAGAAGCTACTAGGAACCTTTTACTGTAAGGATCTTCCATGCTTGATACCAGAACAATTATGGAAGCCTGGGATGTTAACTGCATTACCTACTTTGTTCCAAATGAAACAGAATTTTTTTTACTGAAACTGAAACAGCAAATTACACagtctactccctccgttccaaattataagtcattttggtaaatttagatacataatttttgctatgtatcCAGACATTATGTTTATCTATCAAAAGCTATGTATCTTTGATTTGCCAAaatgacctacaatttggaatgtAGTACCTTTTAGAGGAACTTCTAAACTGCATCTTGAGAATCTAGGGTACATGCTATTTAGACACATCTGACTAGTGATACGTCTGATACTTCTCAACGACTCATCCTTCAGTTACATTATTTTGCAACTTTGCTAGGATTTCTCATTTCCATGTCCATTTTACATCAAAAATTCAGTGagcataataataaaaaaaatttgttagCTTCAGGTAGTAACAGGTTTGTCATCCAGtgttgtaaatatttttttttcatttttagtcTATGTAGTAGATCATATACAATTTTTTGCGTGCCTGTTAGTTCATTTTTAATCTATGTAGTGAATCAGATACAATTTGTTGCATGCCTAATCAAGCTGGTTTGGCCTATCAGTTCAGTATGAAACTCTGATATGGACTTGCTATTTTGCACTTTGCATTATTTTGTGTCTCTGATATTTGTTCTCCTTTTTGTGGACATATCTTTTTGAGATTCCATGGTTCAATAGTAAACACCATTTACTCTTGAAtgatttccatttttttttgtttgaaacaGATCAGCTTATGCATGCAGTTTGTCTTACAAGAACACTTCTTTTCTGCAGGTTGAGTCCGAGTTTGTACCTCTTTACAGCACCTATGGTATTGGTTTAACTACTTGGAGTCCTCTAGCTTCAGGAGTACTAACTGGAAAATATGGCAAAGGGAACATACCTGCTGATAGCAGGTTTGCCCTAGACAATTACAAGGTAATTATTTTACATCAGGCCAGTACTTTTGTTCTTAACTTCTAGTGATTTAGAATACCGATTACCAAAACTTAAGGTTTACTTCCCCATCCTCATATCATTATCTCTGTGAGTACATTACATTGCTACTATAGTGCTAGCGATTAAAATAGCTAACTATTCCCTCTGTTCCcaattataggttgttttgaGATTTCTAGATATATcgattttgctatgcacctagatacaTAGTAAAATTATGTATATAGATTTGCCagaacgacctacaatttgaaacggaggagaTACTAATTTCTGCTGACCAACATTGTTCAGCTACACCGCTATTTAATCATGGCATAGTATTTGGAAGCTCCCATTGACAGCCTCTGTGCCCTCTTGTGTGTTCAACCATAGTCTTGTTTCCTCTCTGAACTAGGTTTTTTATTTTACCACTGGTGTCTGTTGTTCTTCTCGGACTTGTAATAAGGTAGTTTAATCTggaggcggtcttgggaatccCAAGGCTGTGGGTGGCTCGGTTGGGGAGCTCCATTGGTTTGAAGGTCAAACCTGTGGTgggtacccccccccccctgcttACCGAACCATTCCTGCTCCTCTTACCCCCTCTTCTGCCTCCTTTCTTCTCTCTGTGTGCAAGGACGCTGGGTATTTCCATTCTGGTAATGGAAATGGGGTTCGCCTCGATTTGAGGGGAAAAAATAATGATGGCATAAAACTCGCAATTGCTGTATAAGTTATGCTAATCATTTGATGTTAGCTTATAGTTGCTTGATGTCACAGCTGCAGAATCAATGTATAAGAAGAATGTGACACAACTTCGTAGGAATTAACCTTTTCGTTAGCAGCTACTAGTTTGGTTCTGCTTTTATCTTTAAGTTTACTAATATGTACTCAGTAAATCTGTTGTTATACCTTCTGAGTATTTTCTAGTTGATTTGTTTCGTGTACCTCGGGTTTCCAGAACTTGGCTAACAGATCCCTGGTCGACGAGACGCTCCGTAAAGTGAATGGGCTAAAACCCATTGCCGCTGAACTTGGTGTCTCATTAGCTCAACTTTCAATTGCTTGGTGTGCATCAAACCCCAATGTCTCATCTGTGATCACAGGAGCCACTAAAGAAAGCCAGGTACATTTTGCTCTGTAGAGAATTTTTGCTTTGTTAGGCAAGCATTGCTAAACTGGTAATGTTAACTTCCGCCCCATTTGGCAACTGCATGAACAGATTGTGGAGAACATGAAGGCTCTTGATGCCATTCCTCTGCTGACTCCGGAGGTCCTCGACAAGATCGAGGCGGTAGTCCAAAGCAGGCCGAAACGCACTGAGTCATACAGGTGAAGTGGGTGCAGAATGAGTGCCAGGGAGAGATTCGGCTTTCATCTGATCAGAGTTTAGGCCATGCTACCTCACCAGCGTTTGATATCATGGAACTATATGCATGCTCTTGTGTATTCTGGGTGTCCAGTCGTGGTGCTGTGTTCAAAACATTTCCCATGTGGTCACGAACAGTAGTTTGTCCTTGTGTATTCTGCATTTCCCGATGGCATCTATTCCGATTCCTGGTATTCCGTCCTGCTTGCATTGTGAAATTTGTGGAGGATCCGT is drawn from Panicum virgatum strain AP13 chromosome 1N, P.virgatum_v5, whole genome shotgun sequence and contains these coding sequences:
- the LOC120657616 gene encoding probable voltage-gated potassium channel subunit beta — protein: MQYKNLGRSGLRVSQLSYGAWVTFGNQLDVKEAKALLQACRDAGVNFFDNAEVYANGRAEEIMGQAIRDLGWRRSDVVISTKLFWGGQGPNDKGLSRKHIVEGLKGSLKRLDMDYVDIVYCHRPDASTPIEETVRAMNWVIDQGWAFCWGTSEWSAQQITEAWAVANRLDLVGPIVEQPEYNLFSRHKVESEFVPLYSTYGIGLTTWSPLASGVLTGKYGKGNIPADSRFALDNYKNLANRSLVDETLRKVNGLKPIAAELGVSLAQLSIAWCASNPNVSSVITGATKESQIVENMKALDAIPLLTPEVLDKIEAVVQSRPKRTESYR